One Peterkaempfera bronchialis DNA window includes the following coding sequences:
- a CDS encoding HNH endonuclease has product MGLADVTREGVLSAIREYDEVGGPAFLRRYGFRRALAYDLVFEGRRYDSKAIAGVAHRHSEGTVLASVAFTGGANTVGRRLSALGFTIEHRAPSSGSPAAAGSPVHRPEARPQLVLQPRGGVRVHGPRHFAHSVRRGVRIAAHRQELGEHADLISSLYPDGTARLWGSTPTALSNNAKARALRGRRVGDEVLFYAEKSFIARATILHVFRSRALALAVWGKDEDGATWEHIMALGEVEEFATPVPAAPVLTRLGIADTLRSITLASATERESVQEFLPPQRRPRTPVRRAPVESAAPQPNPEEFIERLRHLRSVPPGAVHGPWTLLRAIARTTTGAPRLSQWSEIRQEIGSLVAELTPVGSAAPPKDRFWDLRSSGVWEVHGADAVDGSPLAGLTPEAARLLSDPQTRAEAIAALRGSHLAAVDQHTLLVRLGLGGYDTASGLADETDATDERQQAGPAARLTTTISRPVRDSRLVSTVKRLHGHQCQFCGLRLRTRDGHYSEGAHIRGLGRPHHGPDILANLLCLCPNHHVQFDQLAVYVDEDDIVRTTYGTAPVGQLRRHPEHAIDNAFLGYHRSLCGRNS; this is encoded by the coding sequence ATGGGTCTTGCTGATGTGACGCGTGAGGGTGTGCTGAGCGCGATACGCGAGTACGACGAGGTCGGAGGTCCGGCCTTCCTCCGCCGCTACGGGTTCCGCCGAGCCCTCGCCTACGACCTGGTCTTCGAGGGGCGGCGGTACGACTCGAAAGCGATTGCAGGTGTGGCACACCGCCACTCCGAGGGAACCGTCCTTGCGTCCGTGGCCTTCACAGGCGGCGCCAACACCGTCGGCCGTCGGCTCTCGGCTCTCGGTTTCACCATCGAGCACCGCGCCCCCTCCAGCGGCAGCCCGGCGGCTGCCGGGTCTCCGGTACACCGGCCCGAGGCCCGGCCGCAGTTGGTGCTGCAGCCGCGAGGTGGGGTGAGGGTCCATGGACCACGGCACTTCGCGCACTCCGTACGGCGAGGCGTCCGAATCGCCGCCCACCGCCAGGAGTTGGGGGAGCACGCCGACCTGATCTCATCGCTCTACCCGGACGGGACCGCGCGTCTCTGGGGCTCCACACCGACAGCGCTGTCCAACAACGCAAAGGCCAGGGCACTTCGAGGCCGGCGGGTCGGGGACGAGGTCCTCTTCTACGCCGAGAAGAGCTTCATCGCCAGAGCCACCATCCTGCATGTGTTCCGCAGCCGGGCACTCGCACTGGCGGTCTGGGGCAAGGACGAAGACGGCGCCACCTGGGAGCACATCATGGCGCTCGGCGAGGTCGAGGAGTTCGCCACCCCCGTCCCCGCTGCGCCGGTCCTCACTCGCCTGGGCATCGCGGACACGCTGCGCAGCATCACCCTCGCCTCAGCGACGGAACGTGAATCCGTGCAGGAGTTCCTCCCGCCGCAGCGCCGACCGCGGACTCCGGTACGGCGGGCGCCCGTCGAGAGCGCAGCTCCCCAGCCGAATCCCGAAGAGTTCATCGAACGGCTCAGGCATCTGCGCTCCGTTCCTCCGGGGGCCGTACACGGGCCGTGGACACTGCTCAGGGCAATCGCCCGGACCACGACGGGTGCTCCACGTCTCTCACAGTGGTCGGAGATCCGGCAGGAGATCGGCTCACTGGTGGCCGAGCTCACCCCGGTCGGCTCAGCCGCGCCCCCGAAGGACCGGTTCTGGGATCTGCGGAGCAGCGGCGTCTGGGAGGTCCATGGAGCCGACGCGGTCGACGGCAGCCCGCTGGCCGGGCTCACGCCGGAGGCGGCACGCCTGCTGAGCGATCCGCAGACACGCGCCGAGGCAATCGCCGCACTCCGGGGGAGCCACCTCGCCGCCGTTGACCAGCACACACTGCTGGTCCGTCTGGGACTCGGCGGCTACGACACCGCGAGCGGACTCGCCGACGAGACGGATGCCACCGACGAGCGGCAGCAGGCAGGCCCGGCGGCACGGCTGACGACCACGATCTCACGCCCCGTACGCGACAGCCGACTCGTCAGCACGGTCAAGCGGCTCCACGGCCATCAATGCCAGTTCTGCGGCCTGCGGCTACGCACCCGGGACGGCCACTACAGCGAGGGCGCACACATCCGGGGACTCGGACGACCCCATCACGGACCGGACATCCTGGCAAACCTCCTCTGCCTCTGCCCCAACCACCATGTGCAGTTCGACCAGTTGGCCGTCTACGTGGACGAGGACGACATCGTCAGAACGACCTACGGCACCGCCCCGGTGGGACAGCTCCGTCGGCACCCTGAACATGCCATCGACAACGCCTTCCTCGGCTACCACCGCAGCCTGTGCGGGCGGAACTCCTGA